The Cellulophaga sp. L1A9 genome window below encodes:
- a CDS encoding ABC transporter permease, whose product MSKSFERYQQRKLISSYFSVVLSIGLVLFLLGILGLLVLNTKKLADHFKEQITISVFLKDNAKQVEVDQLQKSLVMAEYTKAATYVSKEEAAEQHSEDIGENFQDFLGYNPLKNSIDVQLNADFVTPEQLEEIATEITAKDYVEEVSYDKPLIGLLNENVKRISFWILVASSIFTFIAVLLINSSIRLSIYSKRFIIKTMQMVGATKVFIRKPFIWTNVKLGVLGAILAMLALAGVLYYVNENFPELGLMDDPIILVILFSSVFILGLLISLISTYFATQRFLNLRTDELYY is encoded by the coding sequence ATGAGTAAATCTTTTGAGCGCTATCAACAACGTAAATTAATATCGAGCTATTTTTCTGTAGTCTTAAGTATAGGTCTTGTGCTTTTTCTATTGGGAATTTTAGGCTTATTGGTATTAAATACTAAAAAACTAGCCGATCATTTTAAAGAACAAATTACCATCTCTGTCTTTTTAAAAGATAATGCCAAACAGGTTGAAGTAGATCAGCTTCAGAAAAGCTTAGTTATGGCAGAATATACGAAAGCTGCAACTTACGTTTCTAAAGAAGAAGCTGCAGAACAGCACAGTGAGGATATTGGTGAGAATTTCCAAGATTTTCTAGGCTACAACCCTTTAAAAAATTCCATTGATGTTCAGTTAAATGCAGATTTTGTAACACCAGAACAACTGGAAGAAATAGCAACGGAAATTACTGCTAAAGATTATGTAGAAGAAGTAAGCTATGACAAACCACTAATAGGCTTACTTAATGAAAATGTAAAACGCATTAGCTTCTGGATTTTAGTAGCCAGCAGTATTTTTACTTTTATTGCTGTTTTATTAATCAACAGTTCTATACGCCTATCTATTTATTCCAAGCGTTTTATTATTAAAACGATGCAAATGGTAGGTGCTACTAAAGTATTTATTCGCAAACCATTTATTTGGACAAATGTTAAGCTAGGGGTACTAGGTGCTATTTTAGCCATGCTTGCCTTAGCGGGTGTTTTATATTATGTAAATGAAAACTTCCCAGAGTTAGGCCTAATGGATGACCCTATTATTCTAGTGATTCTTTTTTCTAGTGTTTTTATTTTAGGCTTGTTAATTTCACTTATTAGCACCTACTTTGCAACACAACGTTTCTTAAATCTAAGAACAGACGAATTATATTATTAA
- a CDS encoding undecaprenyl-diphosphate phosphatase, with protein MEVIDAIILGIIQGLTEFLPVSSSGHLELGKAILGDHSVPEESLLFTVVLHFATALSTLVVFRKDVWELLRGLFQFKWNEETQFSIKIIISMLPAVFVGLFFEKQLESFFGGNVRFVGFMLLVTAALLYFADKAKDTDKKVSFKNAFLVGISQAIAMLPGISRSGATISTSVLLGVDKTKAARFSFLMVVPLIFGKIFKDLLGGELTFDGDNNVAMGAGFIAAFIAGLGACTWMIQLVKKSKLSYFSIYCLIVGLIAIAYGYFG; from the coding sequence TTGGAAGTTATAGACGCAATAATCCTTGGTATAATCCAAGGTTTAACAGAGTTTCTACCTGTTTCATCAAGTGGACATTTAGAACTAGGAAAAGCTATTTTAGGTGATCATTCTGTCCCCGAAGAAAGCCTTTTATTCACCGTAGTACTCCATTTTGCTACAGCATTAAGCACACTTGTTGTTTTCAGAAAAGATGTTTGGGAATTACTACGCGGCCTTTTTCAATTTAAATGGAACGAAGAAACTCAATTCTCTATAAAAATTATTATTTCAATGCTACCAGCTGTTTTTGTTGGTTTATTTTTTGAAAAACAATTAGAGAGTTTCTTTGGCGGCAATGTTCGCTTTGTAGGTTTCATGTTGCTAGTTACTGCAGCGCTTCTTTACTTCGCTGATAAAGCCAAAGACACCGATAAAAAAGTGAGTTTTAAAAATGCTTTTCTTGTAGGTATCTCTCAAGCCATTGCTATGCTACCTGGCATCTCTAGAAGTGGAGCAACGATTTCTACCTCTGTATTGCTAGGCGTTGACAAAACCAAAGCTGCACGCTTTTCCTTTTTAATGGTTGTGCCTTTAATTTTCGGTAAGATATTTAAAGACCTATTAGGCGGAGAACTAACTTTTGACGGAGATAACAATGTTGCCATGGGCGCTGGCTTTATTGCTGCATTTATTGCCGGATTAGGAGCTTGTACTTGGATGATTCAACTCGTGAAGAAAAGTAAGCTTTCTTATTTTTCTATCTATTGCTTAATTGTTGGTCTTATCGCCATTGCTTACGGATATTTTGGATAA
- the truB gene encoding tRNA pseudouridine(55) synthase TruB, producing the protein MKTKEHFLEGQTLLIDKPLGWSSFQAVNSIKWSIRRKFELKKIKVGHAGTLDPLATGLLLICTGKFTKTINELQGQAKEYTGTITLGGTTPSYDLESEINETFPTAHITEALIKEATKQFLGEIEQAPPIFSALKKDGKRLYEYAREGIEVEIKKRLITIHEFEITAIEGNVVSFRVACSKGTYIRSLAHDFGIALNSGAHLSSLRRTKIGDYNVDNAITTEAFNKLLNPDSEENL; encoded by the coding sequence TTGAAAACTAAAGAACATTTCTTAGAAGGACAAACACTTTTGATTGACAAACCACTAGGATGGTCTTCTTTCCAAGCGGTAAACTCTATTAAGTGGAGCATCCGAAGAAAATTTGAACTCAAAAAAATTAAGGTTGGTCATGCAGGCACTTTAGATCCTTTAGCTACAGGATTGTTACTTATCTGCACAGGAAAATTCACCAAAACAATTAACGAACTTCAAGGCCAAGCAAAAGAATATACAGGAACAATTACCTTAGGAGGCACCACACCTTCTTACGATTTAGAGTCTGAAATTAACGAAACGTTCCCTACAGCACACATTACCGAAGCTTTAATAAAAGAAGCCACTAAGCAGTTCCTAGGCGAAATTGAACAAGCACCTCCAATTTTTTCTGCTTTAAAAAAAGACGGAAAACGCTTGTATGAATATGCAAGAGAAGGTATTGAAGTAGAAATAAAAAAACGGCTAATCACCATTCATGAATTTGAGATAACCGCTATTGAAGGGAATGTAGTTTCTTTTAGAGTAGCTTGTAGCAAAGGTACTTATATTAGATCTCTAGCTCATGATTTTGGAATTGCCCTAAACTCTGGAGCACATTTATCATCACTCAGAAGAACCAAAATAGGCGATTATAACGTAGATAATGCTATAACCACAGAGGCATTTAACAAGCTATTAAATCCTGATTCTGAAGAAAACCTTTAG
- a CDS encoding DUF3098 domain-containing protein has protein sequence MANKSDNSNQDSKKEFIFQSKNYTFMFIGLAFIVIGFILMSGGGSDDPNVFNPEIYSFRRIRLAPTLVLIGLGIEIYAILLNPHKKD, from the coding sequence ATGGCAAACAAGAGTGACAATTCAAATCAAGATTCTAAAAAGGAATTTATCTTTCAAAGTAAGAACTATACCTTTATGTTTATTGGCCTTGCTTTTATAGTAATAGGCTTTATATTAATGAGCGGTGGCGGGAGTGATGACCCAAATGTTTTTAATCCTGAGATATATAGCTTTAGGAGAATCCGTTTAGCACCAACACTTGTGCTTATCGGTCTAGGTATAGAAATCTATGCTATTTTGTTGAACCCTCATAAAAAAGATTAA
- a CDS encoding leucine--tRNA ligase, translating to MNYDFTEIEAKWQKYWAENQTFKAENNSDKEKFYVLDMFPYPSGAGLHVGHPLGYIASDIYARYKRHKGFNVLHPMGYDSFGLPAEQYAIQTGQHPAITTETNIARYRDQLDKIGFSFDWSREVRTSTPEYYKWTQWIFIQLFNSWYNNDTNKAEDIATLTALFEKEGNATVNAVSDEDIIAFTAEEWYAFDTKEQQEILLQYRLTYLADTEVNWCPGLGTVLANDEIVNGVSERGGHPVIRKKMTQWSMRISAYAQRLLDDLTTVDWPQPLKDSQTNWIGRSQGASAVFNVIASEAKQSHRIDVFTTRPDTIFGVSFMTLAPEHELVAKITTPEQKAEVEAYIEATAKRSERERMADVKTISGAFTGSYAEHPFTQEPVPIWIGDYVLAGYGTGAVMAVPCGDQRDYDFAKKFNIAIPNVFEGVDISEEAHADKDKTVIANSDFLNGLPYKKAMKLAIYELEKIGQGKGKINYRLRDAVFSRQRYWGEPFPVYYVDGMPQMLDSKFLPLALPEVDKYLPTETGEPPLGNAKEWYWLQYGDEGKVVSEEEFNSSSPSGRLGGELELNTMPGWAGSSFYFNRYMDPNNTETIFSEDAINYWQDVDLYIGGSEHATGHLLYARFWQKFLFDKGVVPKNEFAKKLINQGMITGTSAFVYRIHTLDKKAIFIPKKLIPGNFPLEDEISSIYGYQIKDLMKITFQDDKTESKLLYKIQKIHADVSLVNASDELDIEGFKNWRSEYAGAEFITEEDGVFKVSREVEKMSKSKYNVVSPDSICVDYGADSLRLYEMFLGPLEQSKPWNTAGITGTHGFLKKLWRLYHSGENGAFYVTNSLPSEGSGEDLKTLHKTIKKVEEDIENFSFNTSVSTFMIAVNELSAQKCTSREVLEALIVLVSPYAPHIAEELWSKLGHTASISTAPFPKFEASHLVESSKEYPVSFNGKMRFKLELPMDFTKDQIEEAVMAHEKTIQQLAGRAPKKVIIVPGKIINIVG from the coding sequence ATGAACTACGATTTCACAGAAATTGAAGCCAAATGGCAAAAATATTGGGCAGAAAACCAAACGTTTAAAGCAGAAAACAATTCTGATAAAGAAAAGTTTTATGTGTTAGACATGTTTCCTTATCCTTCAGGGGCAGGACTGCATGTTGGGCATCCGTTAGGGTATATTGCTAGTGATATTTATGCACGTTATAAAAGGCATAAAGGGTTTAATGTATTGCATCCCATGGGATATGATTCTTTTGGCTTACCCGCAGAACAATATGCTATCCAAACAGGACAGCATCCTGCAATTACTACAGAAACAAATATTGCTAGATATAGAGACCAATTGGATAAAATTGGTTTTTCTTTTGATTGGAGCCGTGAAGTGCGTACCTCTACTCCGGAGTATTACAAATGGACCCAGTGGATTTTTATCCAGTTGTTCAACTCTTGGTATAATAATGATACGAATAAGGCAGAAGACATTGCTACGTTAACCGCGCTTTTTGAGAAAGAAGGAAATGCGACGGTAAATGCAGTTTCTGATGAAGATATTATAGCTTTTACAGCAGAAGAGTGGTATGCTTTTGATACAAAAGAGCAACAAGAAATACTGTTGCAATACCGACTTACCTATTTGGCAGATACTGAAGTAAACTGGTGTCCTGGATTAGGTACTGTATTGGCTAATGATGAGATTGTCAATGGCGTATCAGAACGCGGAGGTCACCCTGTTATTCGTAAAAAAATGACACAGTGGAGCATGCGTATTTCTGCTTATGCACAGCGTTTGTTAGATGATTTAACAACAGTAGATTGGCCACAACCGCTTAAAGATTCACAGACCAATTGGATTGGGAGAAGTCAAGGAGCATCAGCGGTCTTCAATGTTATTGCGAGCGAAGCGAAGCAATCTCATCGGATTGATGTTTTTACCACTCGCCCTGATACTATTTTTGGAGTTTCTTTTATGACTTTAGCGCCAGAGCATGAGTTGGTGGCTAAAATAACCACTCCTGAGCAAAAAGCGGAGGTTGAAGCGTATATAGAAGCCACTGCAAAACGTAGTGAACGTGAACGTATGGCAGATGTAAAAACTATTTCAGGGGCTTTTACAGGGTCTTATGCAGAACACCCTTTTACCCAAGAGCCAGTGCCAATTTGGATTGGGGATTACGTGTTAGCAGGTTACGGAACAGGAGCTGTTATGGCAGTACCTTGTGGTGATCAGCGTGATTATGATTTTGCTAAGAAATTCAACATAGCTATTCCTAATGTATTTGAAGGGGTAGATATTTCTGAAGAAGCGCATGCAGATAAAGATAAAACCGTAATTGCTAATTCTGATTTCTTAAACGGATTGCCGTATAAGAAAGCCATGAAATTGGCGATTTATGAATTGGAAAAAATAGGACAAGGAAAAGGGAAAATTAACTACCGCTTGCGCGATGCTGTTTTTAGCAGACAACGGTATTGGGGAGAACCTTTTCCAGTGTATTATGTAGATGGAATGCCGCAAATGTTAGATAGTAAATTTCTTCCATTGGCATTGCCAGAAGTAGATAAATACCTGCCTACAGAAACTGGTGAGCCACCTTTGGGGAATGCTAAAGAATGGTACTGGTTGCAGTATGGTGACGAAGGGAAAGTAGTTTCAGAAGAAGAATTTAATAGTTCCTCTCCTTCGGGGAGGCTAGGAGGGGAATTAGAATTAAATACCATGCCAGGCTGGGCGGGGAGTAGTTTTTATTTTAACCGCTATATGGATCCGAACAATACGGAGACTATATTTTCGGAGGATGCCATTAACTACTGGCAAGATGTAGATTTATATATTGGTGGTAGTGAGCACGCTACGGGGCATTTATTATATGCGCGTTTCTGGCAAAAATTCTTGTTTGATAAAGGCGTGGTTCCTAAAAACGAGTTTGCTAAAAAACTCATCAATCAAGGAATGATTACAGGGACAAGTGCTTTTGTTTATAGAATACATACATTAGACAAAAAGGCTATTTTTATTCCAAAAAAATTAATTCCAGGAAATTTTCCATTAGAAGATGAAATATCAAGTATATATGGTTATCAAATAAAAGATTTAATGAAAATTACTTTTCAGGATGATAAAACTGAAAGTAAATTACTTTATAAAATTCAAAAAATTCATGCAGACGTTTCATTAGTAAATGCTTCGGATGAATTGGATATCGAAGGATTTAAAAATTGGAGGTCAGAATACGCTGGTGCGGAATTTATCACTGAAGAAGATGGGGTTTTTAAAGTTTCTCGCGAAGTAGAAAAAATGTCCAAATCTAAATACAATGTGGTAAGTCCGGATAGTATTTGTGTAGATTACGGAGCAGACAGTTTACGTTTGTATGAGATGTTTTTAGGCCCATTAGAACAATCTAAGCCTTGGAATACGGCTGGTATTACAGGTACGCATGGTTTTCTTAAAAAATTATGGCGTTTGTATCATTCTGGAGAAAATGGAGCGTTTTACGTCACAAACTCCCTTCCTTCGGAGGGGTCGGGGGAGGACCTTAAGACCTTACATAAAACTATTAAGAAAGTAGAAGAAGATATCGAAAACTTCTCTTTCAATACTTCCGTATCTACCTTTATGATTGCAGTGAATGAACTGTCTGCTCAGAAATGTACAAGTAGAGAAGTTTTAGAAGCGTTAATTGTATTGGTATCGCCTTATGCACCACATATTGCTGAAGAGTTATGGAGTAAATTAGGACATACAGCATCTATTTCTACCGCTCCTTTTCCAAAATTTGAAGCATCGCACTTGGTAGAAAGTAGTAAAGAATATCCGGTTTCTTTTAACGGGAAAATGCGTTTCAAATTAGAGCTTCCTATGGATTTTACAAAGGATCAAATAGAAGAAGCAGTAATGGCGCATGAAAAAACAATACAACAATTAGCCGGAAGAGCCCCTAAAAAGGTGATCATCGTTCCTGGTAAAATTATAAATATAGTAGGGTAA